The following DNA comes from Papaver somniferum cultivar HN1 chromosome 4, ASM357369v1, whole genome shotgun sequence.
CTCTCATACATCTTTTGTTCTTTTTATAAGTGACAAGGTTATTCATCTCCAGCAGATATGTAATATATTGATGCGAGCTGGGAAACTCCACTGGTGTTTTATCTTTTTGATTAAGTAAGGAAACAATAATTAGTCACGTTAGATGTGTGATTTGATCATGTAAATAATAAATTAATGAAATCCAAAAGGTGTATGATCATTTTGGGATCCAGGTGTCAAGCGAGGAGGTTAAGTTAGCTGAGGCTTCAAAGCTTCGGAAGACATTGGGTTCCACGAGATCGGAGCTGAAAGCATCTAAATCAACAACCTTGACTGAGTGCAATAAAAGTTTGTTGCTTCAAAGTCAGCTGGAAACATCTACGAAGGAAAAATCATCTTTATATTGCAGATTTACTGAATTATAAAAGTTATGCAAGAAGCATTCACGTTTGAAGGTGcggttttgctttttttttttggcttactTGGTATTTAAATCTTTTAGAAAGTCATTTCAACTAATTTTTCATTTTGTAACGCTTATCATATACTATAACAATATAGTACTgcgatagaatttttttttattgtatgtAGTGAACTGGTAATGTTCTTGCTTGAGCAGTAGGGATTGTGTCTGAGTTGTCAGATGATTGGTTATCCACCACAAATAATTGGGGCATCTTGAATGACGGTGGTGAAGGCATGAAAAAGGTTTGCATCATACTTCGCCCTCATCTTGCTAATCTCTTCTTCGATGTTCTTAGCATTCAATAATTATTATTTCAAGCCTATTTTTTGAGTGCTTTAGATGTCACTTATAAAGGAAGAATCATATATCGAAGATATATATTCGGAACAAAATCTGTTTCAAATCTTACAAggaagaagatgttgaagatgCAGCATCAGAGCTTGGTATACTCTCATGCTTGAGTCAACAATATTCTTATGAATTTAATTTCCCTAATAAACAAGTGGGAGGATGGACTCAACAGTACAACGCTCCCATTTTTGTCTCTGGGAGGGAAGCTGGACTTGACATTCTAGTGTGTACACATAAGCTCGCGTGTCCCCGGTTATTTGTtacagaaaatgggctatataaTCAAAATGACATTttttctgggtcaaatggacCGTTAGGAATTCGGCCTGGGTCAAATGATCAAAAGAATATTTTAATGTGGAGAGACCTTACTATTCTTTTGTAACCGTTCTCCCACCACAATCTGGATCAAATGGACGAGATCCAGCTCATTCTTATGCTGACCATCATATCCCTGAAACAATTTTAAAATTCTCTCTAACATTGCTCATTCTTTTCTTAGGGTATCGAGAGACTCATTCACCACTGCACTCAACACCACCATTTAACcagtcaccaccaccactaccaccacctacTTTAACTCTTGTTCAATCACCATCGCTACCACCTTTATTAACTCTTTTCTCATATCACACCACCTTCACCAACTCTCCACCCGATTACAATCACCACCGCCTTCACCAAGTCTCCACCCGATTACAACCACCACCGCCTTCACCATCTTCTGTCATGGTTACCACCGTGACTAACTTCATCGGAGTTTATAACATCACCACGGATGACATTAGTTTTATTAGCCAACACCACCAAtatttagacttaattttattttaagatCCAAAAAGATTTTATGTAGTTTGTATGATCACAAATTTATCAAAGTCTAAATTGGATGCATTTATGCACTTAGAGAATTCACTACATCCTTGAACATTAATACCAGCAGCACTAGTCACATCATTTCTTCTAAATAAGTACAGCAAGACAATTCAATTAGAAACATTTAACCCAACCAaaaacaggatgaaaccaatATCATCCCTATCTTAAAAACAATGAAATCAATTTCATCATATTTTAAACATAGATGAAACTAATATCAACCCAATCTGAAATAAGataaaatcagtttcatcctggcttaaatatGGATGAATCCAACATCATCCCAATATAAACACGATGAAACTAATTTCATCCTATATTAAACATAGATGAAACCAATATCAACCCAATCTAAAACAAgctgaaaccagtttcatcctggaTTAAATATGGATGAATCCACCAGCCCAATCTaaacaggatgaaaccaatttcatcctggcttaaacatGATGAAAACGATTTCATCACGGCTTAAATGTGATGAATCATCTGAATTTATCTTGTTTTATCACCTACAACCcttcacaaccaccaccaccaacaacattaATCAAGTAATCTCATGTAATAAACTAACTCAACATCACAGATCCATCAAGCTgaacagaaaaataaaataaaaacagaccgACCAAGTACAAAAATGAATAactatcaaaacaaaaacaaaaaaaacgatCTAGGTTAAGAATGAGAAGCACCAATtacgaaaaaaataaaataaaaatagattaaTCAAATTTGAAGATTAATTGATTAATTTGTATTGATTGATTGAGCTGATTGTGTGAATGGTGCCCTAAATTTAAAAATTTCCAAACTATTCCGAGAAAGAAATAAGGAGGTTTATGAAAATATTGGTGAGAACAAATCTAAGATATTTGTAAGAACAATCTCAGCCAAGAACGTATTTGTTAGTATGAGCTTAAAGGATGACATGAGGTTTATGAAATGATTGAACTGATCTATAGTTTAAAACTGTTAACAGGTGGCTCGATATGTTTTTAGTGCTTTCTCATTTCTTGATAATTTACAAACAATTACGGAGGTTGCTCTTGGTAACATTCCCACATACTTTCTGACATGGATTCAAATGCCACTTTATGTTGTATAAATAGACAAGAACTATTATTTTGCCGAATATAATCGATAATTAACAATATACAAAATTCTTTAGCTGTTGACGAGGGAGCAATCTCTATTCTGACGAATTATTAACCCGTGGCACACACTCTGCTACTAACAATTTAGCTATGTAAAAGAATTTCTTTTAGAACTTTTAATCGTGATTTCGGACACCAAGAACTGCTTGTGTCAAAAAGAGAAACATTATATTAatcccgtgcaacgcacgggagAGACACTAGTTTCATATTACTGCTACAGTTGTGTGGCTAAAGTTTCATTTTGCAGCAGTAAATTATAGTTTTTAGCTACAGCTGAAAGGTACTGTGACCAGAAATTTTCTTTTGCAATATCTATATTGAAGATGTGGCAATATATGGTGTAGTAATAGCTAGATATTCTTGTAGTGGCTCTTCTGGTCTCTTATATGGAACACTCTTTGTTGTTATCGTAACTTTTAGTTCCACCCTAGGtaaaagtaaaaaataataataatcaagcCAAATTTAACGAGGGAGATGTGCCCATGTTTTCGAACTTAGCATATCTCTAAAATATCTCGAATAGCTTGTGAATGTAAACAAACATAAGCGTTCATCAATAAATTcccagtaaaaaaaaattaatcggcCCGTAACACTAACATAGGGAGCCtataaaaataatattcttacctTAACATGCTATAAGGCATTATCATCTGATGTTTGAAGAATTGAGATTAAAAAAAGAATCCTTAGTTGCTGAAATTGGGATAATAAAGATGACATCAATTGACACATTTTCTGGATCGACTGACGTGCACATAGGTGACCAATCCAGAGATCCTCGATGGTTTCTTCGGGTACCACCTTTGATGTACGTCAGAAGTTTCACACGACTGTTATACTGACACTTTCCACCGTTTAGGACATATGTTGAGTTCTGGACTTTAGGTTTGGCGATTCACTATATGTCTTGGTTAGTTCAGTGTTCTGTAATAGTAAATGAATGATGTATGTTTAACTTGTTAAATTGTTTTTCCATTGATATGCATGAAAATCAACTGGTTGATATCTTCAGTAGTTCGAGTCTATATATACTTGAGTTCGAATTCTAAAAACTTCACTCTTTATTAGATGAGTTCACAAATACTAGACGAATTCAAAAAAGCACAAAAAAGAAGAGATAAATTTGATAAAGTCAAGCCGCAGCAGGCCAAGCTCCTTTCTCTGTTCTAAATTGAAATTCGAGCATAAAAACAAATATCAATTGCATGGATTTACAAATTGGTTGAAGAGATTAGGTTATGCTGAATTCACAGGTGATATTCATGGCCAATATTCTGATCTTCTCCGTCTTTTCAGATGTGCTGGATCACCTTCTGAGACAGACATTAGATCTCCTCTTGCACTCATCATAGAATCCGTATATGGATTTTCCTAGCTCACCAGGTAAAATTATTCCTTTAACATTCTCTGCTGAACCCCTTGTCCAGTGTTTTAGTATCTCTTGCACTTCTGTTGTTCAGTAAAAAGGGGGCAATTTATTAGTGACAGTCTAGAATAGTATGAGAAAGGCTACTGGTGGAGAGACTCTCAGCTCCTGTACCATTTCATCCAGTAGTTTGCATTGGGTTGTTGTTGTGCAGTCGAAAATTGTTGAGTTCATTAGGAAATGCTTAGTTTCGATTACGCGAACACAGTATGCAAAAAATGGGTTTGAATTCCATAACAAAAATTTGGGAAGCCTTTATTCTTATTATCAGAGCAAGGTTTCAATCCTGGGACCTGTGGGTTATGGGCCCACCACGCTTCCGCGCCACTCTGATTTGTTGATAGATTTGGCTATATAATTTTAGATGAAAATGATTCTTACACAACATAAAAAGAGATGCTCGAAAATGCACAATTGCCTATTTTAAGTTTCAATTTTAAAGCAAAATGAAATCTTTAGCTATGTTTTCATGGATATATACACAGtaatccttaaaaaaaaaatcaaaatttgggtcTCTACCACGTAAAAGAAACATCGAGTGTAAACTAGGTGTAAACGAGTGTTTGTtaaaaatggaagaacaccagGAAGATGTTATCTTACTGAATCAGAAATTCAACAAAAGATTTTGGATATATTCTGATTTATAATGTTTCATTGCTGAAGTTACTGTCCAGCAGGGGGCATTTACAGTCAACCCTCACCAATGCAGACCTTCATGAATCATATTGCTTCTAGGATAAACAATATGATGCCCTTTCTGCTGTTCTGCCAGTCAATATCAGTTCCAATTTTTATATCTAACACCTTGCATACATGATCTTGGAATGCAATAGTGTTAgttttgattttatcaagaacatGAGTGAAAAGTAAACTTCATTCCATCACTGTGACCGCAAGAGAAACATGATGCTAGAAACTTCACATATTAATAAACAGAAGTAATTAAGATGAGTTCACAAATACTATACGAGTTCAACCACAAGGAAAAAGTTTAAAAGTTGACAAAGTCAAGCCAGAGCAGGCCTAGCTCCTTTCTCTGTTGACATTTTAGCCACACCATAAATCAATCGCATGGATTTACAGACTCCACGAGCCTACCCCTTGCGTCCAAGTTGTAGTAAATCGAATCATATGCATCATTCAATAGAAAGGATACTAATTTTTCTGGAAACTCATTTGGTTTCATATCAGCCTCGTAATCCACCAGTTTTCCGTTTTCACAATCCACCAGCAATTTCTTATTCGACAACGCATCCTTTTTTGCTTCTTTTGCCAAATAATGAGCGGCCGCATTCATCTTCCTTGACACGCATGCAAAATTTGTGGGTCCTAGGTATTTGTATTTGTCTTGGAGTTGTTTAATGAGAGGCACCAAAGTTTGAAAGCAATCATCACTCATGTAAGGGACAATGGAGCTTGCACATCTGTGACAGATCTTACCTATCTTGCTGCCTTCGCATTTGCAACTACGAGAGGCGATTTGACAGAGAAGCGTAACAGCGATTCTGGAATTGCACCGAACATAAGGGCTATAACAGCCCTGGCCTGTAGCAAGACGGAGACCAGTCAGTAATCCACTCAACACTTGAAAAAGATAAGATTTTCCATCCAGTGAGAAGTTGGCTCTAGCAGCTATTGGCTGCGCAGAACTATTGCGTAAAATAACTGCATATCCTCCGCAATCTGTGTGCTTCTTATAATAACTGTACACATTGACACAAGCAGCAGATTCTGTTGCATAGTCTTCCTCTGCCCAAGACTTCTTCCAGATATCCCAAGTGGGCTTGCTTGACAGGAAATTGTTCAGCATCATCTTTCCTCCCTGCAAAACATATCCTTGTTGTAAATGACATCATCCAAACATATTCTGTAGGGCTGCCATGGTATCATATAAGTAAAACTGGAAAATGCTGAGAATGGACATTTAAAACTCACACTTCCTGAACTGGTTGACTCTTGTGTTCTATCTTCTGTATCATCTTCAGTTTCATCCTCCCATTCGTCAGCATTAGTTATGGCTTTAAAGAACAACTCTCTATGTTCAATTTGAGGTTTGTAGTTATTTAAACATGCATAGGGACCTACATAAACGCCATTAATTTTTCCGTCCCATTTCTCGTCAAATTCGGCATCACTTTCTGCATCATCACTTTCGGCATAATCACATTCAGCATCATCACTTTCGGAATAATCACTTTCAGATGAGGCTTCCTCTGAGTAATCAGTGCTGATAGAGGAGGCATATCCTTCGTCAATTTGGTTTTGCTGAGAAGAATCTTCCATAGTGGGAAAGTTTTCCTCCCTCTTCACTGTAAATCAGGAGGAAAGATGAGAGACCATCAAGTAGACATACACTCTCAATATGACTACTgagtgagtggcatttgatttgaGGCATCTTAGATTAACAAAACATGAGCTACTACTACGGAattgactcagatgagtcagacAACTCAGACCCAGCTTCAATTATACATACGAGTGCAAATTTTAaaaacaatttagggttttcattatAAATCACAAATACAGAATATCTGGAGATTGAAGCCAATAACAGTTAAAAGTAACAACAATACCTAATTATTGTAATAACGATATAGACCagagcaggagcagcagcagcagcaaaattgAATTTGATCTCCTCCTGTACAATCAAGAGCAAAGACAGAAGGAAAGAAAAAACCCTTAAACCAATATCATCACAAAATCAATCTGAGCAGAAACGAAAAAAATTCAGATGGCCGAAAGGAGGAGGCGTTACCAGAGAAACTAAATGATCCCGAACCCTAAACCTATTTCTTCTGTTTCAGTGTGACATTAATacgaacgatttttttgggaccatggtttttttgggggaccatggtcctattaggccatctaccctatagttataaggggtgtcctaaagcattaaaatgactaacctacccttaacctaatttaatttaaagccaacccaataaccacctataaagctatatatatatatataaccaccacctcctcccaccatcacctcccaccatcgccgattaccaccaccaacacctccgtttatcaccaccaccaaccaccgattaccaccaccaccaccgcccaccaccgccgattaccaccaccacctcctccgattatcaccaccaccaaccaccgattaccaccaccacctccgattaccaccaccaccaaccaccaccagcactatatatatatatatagcttaatttaaaacattaacaaagatattctcacaaacccattacttatcattcgtttttggttgaataaatgagaagtaatcattaaaatgagttgaaaatggaagttgcagagaggtttaatggagggttttttttcagagaaaagttcggttatcaagaattaattttttcataaccaaactcagagttcggttgattcgcaaaaaaatacttttaaccgaactccttgtattagaaaaacacaagtccataagttcggttccttcgcaaaataaggatatcaccgaactttagtttacgaaaataatgagaagtccacaagttcggttcgttcgcaaaaatgttaagttttctttgtaaccgaactctacctttgaaacttcgtaagcccagttcggttgattcgcaaaatatgttgaagtttgcgaaccaaccaaacttctaacactaggttacttttaacctgcagttcggttgggaacttggttgcgttgaagtttgcgaactaaccgaacacacaagatgtaaccaaataaattgttaagttcaaagttcggttacctaccattttatcctaggtaaccgaacattacactgtacgaccaaaacctccattaacgagcgagttcggtaacctgcgtgtttggaaaacgtaaccgaactacactttcaggtgtgttcggttacatgttcttgacatatggtaaccgaactggcccaaatctacaaaaaaaatttattttttcttgaaagtttagagcaattcaaccaacattatctaagtttgaagcctacctgggtacccaaatacccttcctctggttgtggttggtaaaatccatcgtttttcatgttttccttcttcatcttctctaactttactctctcaataattctacttctttaaaaaaaaaaccatctgattttttaatctcactaattatctttaacttaatcatctcactaatcattacactaactattattaacactaactaatcatcacccaaaattaatcaggagggtaatttagatattaatataaatatctggataaggggtgacctagatttacttctaatgtctttacccaaaataaaaccatggtccctccaaaaaaaccatggtccccaaaaaatcgttcatttaTACTGATCCCTAAATCGCAAATAGGACGGATTGAAATATATAAGCCCGGTCTAATACTAATATATTCTTCTTAAGgcaacttaggcgcaggcccaaaaaaaataaattatcaggcccataattaatttttagttccgtCACACCCATAATttgatgaaattattaaaaatgtctacaTGACGGATTATTAATTTTTAGCTGcatgggtataattggcaacacaacttggatataacatatctaaaaaaccgcgccttgaaattttacaaattttatatagttggaaatcttttaaagagagctactcaacgagtacaaataacaatatcaattttttgatattcatgaaaaaatcagaggtgatcatcattttaggcaaaattttcgaaaactaactacataaccattatgcagccaccaaaaaagatgcgtaacacattatgcagacgtataacgaattatgcaaccatcttctcgactgcataacaaattgtgCATCTGCATAATAAAGTTGTGCATGTAAGTTGtgcattatgcatccatatttacggtgcatatcaagttatgcatctattttctcgatgcataaaagattgtgcaacaattttctcgatgcataatacattatacagtcatattttcggatgcataacaggttatgcatccattttcatgactgcataacatgttatgtagatagtattgtaggtgcatgacaagttatgcagtctttgtttttattggtttcaatagtgacaaaaaagttgttgcataacgtgttatgcgacCACTTTCGAGACTGTATAACaagttttttagatgcataaccgttatgcaatcattttcgtagctgcataaaagattattcaaccattttttttttcttcatttcattGCCCGGTTGAATATGTGTTGCGCAATGAATGCACTTCACCAGTTCAGTACAACCATGATGGATGTGCCTTCTTCACAGCTGCAGGTTCGACTCTTGCATGCACTTCAAGTCACTCATTGCATTACCAATCTCCAAACGCATACTGCAATTCCGCCACCAACTTCATAACCCCACCTGCCATTGCATGAACAACTCATATTCATTCACCAGATCAGTTCAGTGGTATATCTTGCCATCATATTCATTCAATAGCTGCAATGTCAGCTCAACATCATCTCATTCTTGGCATCTGCGTCTCCAGTTCCACACTCCACTAGTATC
Coding sequences within:
- the LOC113273411 gene encoding uncharacterized protein LOC113273411, producing MEDSSQQNQIDEGYASSISTDYSEEASSESDYSESDDAECDYAESDDAESDAEFDEKWDGKINGVYVGPYACLNNYKPQIEHRELFFKAITNADEWEDETEDDTEDRTQESTSSGSGGKMMLNNFLSSKPTWDIWKKSWAEEDYATESAACVNVYSYYKKHTDCGGYAVILRNSSAQPIAARANFSLDGKSYLFQVLSGLLTGLRLATGQGCYSPYVRCNSRIAVTLLCQIASRSCKCEGSKIGKICHRCASSIVPYMSDDCFQTLVPLIKQLQDKYKYLGPTNFACVSRKMNAAAHYLAKEAKKDALSNKKLLVDCENGKLVDYEADMKPNEFPEKLVSFLLNDAYDSIYYNLDARGRLVESVNPCD